One Pyrofollis japonicus DNA window includes the following coding sequences:
- a CDS encoding nucleotidyltransferase family protein produces the protein MNINNIVAAILAGGEGSRFRPYTEIVPKPMIPLGPDERPLLEYIIRWLAKHGIKEIVLLVGYKWKQIRNYFNNGERWGVRIHYSLDTEEYRDTGGAVLNAYKQGLLNSNPILIWYGDILAPLNVKELLEYHVREKADAVLALADRYRVPVGVAKLEGNNIVELREKPWLEIKATIAILTLNPNVLPQAEKELGKSFDIMGDLIPWMIRSEMRVKAYIYKGPWYDVGSLERYKKLNHEEIKEFLDVNNEN, from the coding sequence TTGAACATAAACAATATCGTCGCAGCCATCCTTGCCGGAGGCGAGGGTTCAAGATTCCGCCCCTACACAGAGATAGTGCCTAAGCCCATGATTCCACTAGGCCCCGATGAGAGGCCGCTTCTAGAGTACATCATCCGGTGGCTCGCAAAACACGGCATAAAAGAGATCGTGCTCCTCGTAGGCTACAAATGGAAACAGATACGAAACTACTTCAACAACGGCGAGAGATGGGGAGTAAGAATACACTACAGCCTCGACACCGAGGAGTACCGTGACACTGGCGGCGCAGTCCTCAACGCCTACAAGCAAGGCCTCCTAAACTCAAACCCGATCCTAATATGGTACGGAGACATACTCGCCCCCCTAAACGTAAAAGAACTGCTAGAGTACCACGTCCGGGAAAAAGCTGACGCAGTACTAGCACTCGCAGACAGGTATCGAGTACCAGTAGGCGTAGCCAAGCTCGAGGGCAACAACATAGTAGAGTTACGAGAAAAACCCTGGCTAGAAATAAAAGCAACAATAGCCATACTCACCCTAAACCCAAACGTACTGCCACAAGCCGAGAAAGAACTCGGCAAAAGCTTCGACATAATGGGAGACCTAATCCCCTGGATGATAAGGAGCGAAATGCGCGTAAAAGCCTATATCTATAAAGGCCCCTGGTACGACGTAGGAAGCCTCGAAAGATATAAGAAACTTAATCACGAAGAAATAAAAGAATTCTTAGATGTCAATAATGAGAACTAG
- a CDS encoding AbrB/MazE/SpoVT family DNA-binding domain-containing protein: protein MVEEVVKVTRHYQVTIPAAVRAKAGIKEGDLVKVVYDEAEGVIKIVPLRKRRLTLRAGKKISVEEMEEAVEEMMIEATS from the coding sequence GTGGTTGAAGAGGTTGTTAAGGTTACTCGTCATTACCAGGTCACTATTCCTGCAGCGGTAAGGGCCAAGGCAGGGATAAAGGAGGGTGATCTCGTTAAAGTAGTTTATGATGAGGCTGAAGGTGTTATCAAAATAGTTCCGTTGCGAAAAAGGAGGTTGACGCTAAGGGCTGGTAAGAAGATAAGTGTTGAGGAAATGGAGGAAGCTGTTGAGGAGATGATGATTGAAGCTACTTCCTGA
- the vapB gene encoding type II toxin-antitoxin system VapB family antitoxin, with amino-acid sequence MSVVISVRIPRKLKEELEKLGVNYSAAIRKFLEELVRRERARRLREELERFRRSVDRVEGNLAAEFIREDRDAR; translated from the coding sequence GTGAGCGTAGTCATTAGTGTCCGTATACCCCGAAAGCTAAAGGAGGAGCTTGAGAAGCTCGGCGTGAACTACTCTGCAGCGATCCGCAAGTTTCTCGAGGAGCTTGTTCGCCGGGAAAGGGCTCGCAGGCTACGAGAGGAGCTTGAGAGGTTTCGAAGAAGCGTAGACAGGGTTGAGGGTAATCTCGCTGCCGAGTTCATCCGGGAGGATAGGGATGCGCGCTAG
- a CDS encoding PIN domain-containing protein — MKLLPDTNILVYETVEDSEHHEEAIGIIDGAKEIYIPSIVIHEYIWVMLRLVGASPDFVAQKLQEYFEDPRITYVLEPKIVILNALHMLEVDGENVKEVNDYIILAMALHHGLVLATYDKKLRRRASKLGLKVIP, encoded by the coding sequence TTGAAGCTACTTCCTGACACGAATATCCTAGTATACGAGACCGTTGAGGATAGTGAGCACCACGAGGAGGCGATAGGGATTATTGATGGCGCCAAGGAAATCTATATTCCATCAATTGTTATCCACGAATATATATGGGTCATGCTCCGACTCGTGGGTGCGAGCCCGGACTTTGTTGCACAAAAACTACAAGAATACTTTGAAGACCCTAGGATAACATACGTATTAGAACCCAAAATAGTTATTCTTAACGCGCTCCATATGCTTGAAGTAGATGGGGAGAATGTAAAAGAGGTGAATGACTATATCATTCTTGCCATGGCTCTTCATCATGGCCTCGTATTGGCTACGTATGATAAAAAGCTTCGGAGAAGAGCTTCAAAGCTGGGACTAAAGGTTATTCCTTAG
- a CDS encoding type II toxin-antitoxin system VapC family toxin: protein MRARPVVVDASVVVKWVIPEEYSEQALRLLNDHLDGKIEAHAPCLVVFEAASALRKYVLRGILSEQQAREAMKLIWKAEPVIEHIGSQQAIEALSLSLELGITPYDAAYLALAKKLGAVLFTADEKLLANPKIADMKIVKHIASYE, encoded by the coding sequence ATGCGCGCTAGACCCGTCGTTGTGGATGCGAGCGTGGTAGTGAAATGGGTTATCCCGGAAGAGTATTCTGAGCAGGCGCTGAGACTGCTCAACGACCATCTTGACGGCAAGATTGAGGCACACGCTCCATGCCTAGTAGTCTTCGAGGCCGCGAGCGCTCTGAGAAAATACGTGCTCCGCGGAATACTGTCCGAGCAACAAGCGCGAGAAGCCATGAAACTCATATGGAAAGCAGAACCCGTCATAGAGCACATAGGCTCGCAGCAAGCAATCGAGGCGCTCAGCCTCAGCTTAGAGCTAGGCATAACACCCTATGACGCAGCCTACCTCGCATTGGCGAAGAAGCTCGGAGCAGTACTCTTCACCGCCGACGAGAAACTATTAGCCAACCCAAAGATAGCAGACATGAAGATAGTCAAGCACATAGCCAGCTACGAGTAG